The Lolium rigidum isolate FL_2022 chromosome 2, APGP_CSIRO_Lrig_0.1, whole genome shotgun sequence genomic interval ATATTCAGATGGTGATGACCCTGCATCTCTCCGGTGGGAAGTCATGCTCCATTAGCGGGCCAGTTGACGTGGACACCAGGAAACCATCAACTCTGGCCGCTGTGTCGACATCGACCGTCACTGTGCTCAGCCCCCTGCCAATCACGTAGATCTTTCTACCGATGGCCACAAGATCACATGGGGGGCGTGTGAGCTTGTCTGACAGCCTGCCTAGCATCACCCACTCCTTGGTCTCGTTCAGCCACATCATCAGCTTCGTGCCCAGGGACTGGTCGAGCATGTAGAGGGTACCATCATCCAGAACAACAGTCGGGCCAGACCAGCACAAGGCGATCTCATTCGCCGTGCCCCTCCAGGTCTGGTCAACAGGGTTGTATATCCCAGCGAAGTACATCCTGTTCCAGGCAGCCTTGTGGATGGTCACCAGCTCACCGTCCAAGGCCACAAACTTGACTATGTCAGGGGTGAGCATTGGATTCTTGTGCGCAAACCAGGAGTTTGTGGCTTTGTCATAAATGTCCCAGGAATTAGGTGACTTGTCCGTCAAACCTAATCCGCCAGTAACATAGAGCTTGTCTTTCAGAACTGCTGATACAAAATAACACCTGAAACCATTGAAGCAGTGTGCATGTGAGTGGTCCATCCTATACCCACAGGAATATCACGCTACATATGGAACAGAAAATGAAGTACACCGAAGAAGAACTATGCCAGTACAAATACCTAGCAGTAGGCATGGGAGCTGCTTTGCTCCAGGAATTTGAAGAAGCATCATAACAATACACTTCATCATTAGCATCCTTTAGCCAGCTACAACCACCCAACAGGAATAACTTCCTGTCCAAGGCCTCTATGGAAATGCCTTCACGCGCTGAGCATGGAGGTTCCATGACTCGGATGACTTTCAAGGTACGAGTTGCAGGATCAGGAGCAAGAACATAGCACTTGCAGCCAGTACCCCTACATATCACATATATCCAAGACTCGTCCAAATTGTTCCGCTTGCGGTAAGAGTGCCACTCTTCACTGCATAACAATGCTTTCCATCTCCTTGAGACACATCTGAGAGCATTATGACAATGCCGAGGAACCCTTGCTAAGCAAAGAAGGGCAATCTCATCAGGAAGACCATGTAAAAGTGGGGTCTCAAGGACAGCAGATTCCATCTTCCTACAGGTCAGCTTCCAGCGATGCACTACTTTGTAGGATCCTGACAAAGAATAAAGCAGATGAGAACACTGCTGGTCTACTTAAAGATATAATGATAGGAACATTGTGGTACAGAATATAGAACATCAATTCTGGTCTACTAAAAGAGA includes:
- the LOC124691587 gene encoding F-box/kelch-repeat protein SKIP4-like, with product MESAVLETPLLHGLPDEIALLCLARVPRHCHNALRCVSRRWKALLCSEEWHSYRKRNNLDESWIYVICRGTGCKCYVLAPDPATRTLKVIRVMEPPCSAREGISIEALDRKLFLLGGCSWLKDANDEVYCYDASSNSWSKAAPMPTARCYFVSAVLKDKLYVTGGLGLTDKSPNSWDIYDKATNSWFAHKNPMLTPDIVKFVALDGELVTIHKAAWNRMYFAGIYNPVDQTWRGTANEIALCWSGPTVVLDDGTLYMLDQSLGTKLMMWLNETKEWVMLGRLSDKLTRPPCDLVAIGRKIYVIGRGLSTVTVDVDTAARVDGFLVSTSTGPLMEHDFPPERCRVITI